One stretch of Caloenas nicobarica isolate bCalNic1 chromosome 4, bCalNic1.hap1, whole genome shotgun sequence DNA includes these proteins:
- the NKX6-1 gene encoding homeobox protein Nkx-6.1, which produces MLALGQMDGAPRQGAFLLGSPPLAALHSMAEMKAPLYPAYPLPAGPTSSSSASASPASASPSPPLGSPGLKAPAAAATGGLSTLGSAPPQLSAATPHGINDILSRPSMPLPGAALASASPSASSAAPAGLLAGLPRFGSLSPPPPPPPALYFSPGAAAAAAAVAAGRYPKPLAELPGRTPIFWPGVMQSPPWRDARLACAPHQGSILLDKDGKRKHTRPTFSGQQIFALEKTFEQTKYLAGPERARLAYSLGMTESQVKVWFQNRRTKWRKKHAAEMATAKKKQDSETERLKGASENEEEDDDYNKPLDPNSDDEKITQLLKKHKPGGGGLLLHPPEGEASA; this is translated from the exons ATGCTGGCGCTGGGGCAGATGGACGGCGCGCCCCGGCAGGGCGCCTTCCTGTTGGGCAGCCCGCCGCTGGCAGCCCTGCACAGCATGGCCGAGATGAAGGCGCCGCTGTACCCCGCGTACCCCCTGCCCGCCGggcccacctcctcctcctctgcctccgcCTCGCCCGCCTCCGCTTCGCCCTCGCCGCCACTCGGTTCTCCCGGCCTCAAGgcgcccgctgccgccgccacGGGCGGACTCTCGACGCTGGGCTCGGCCCCGCCGCAGCTGTCGGCCGCCACCCCGCACGGCATCAACGACATCCTCAGCCGGCCCTCCATGCCCCTGCCGGGCGCCGCGCTCGCCTCCGCCTCGCCCTCCGCCTCCTCTGCGGCGCCCGCCGGGCTGCTGGCCGGCCTGCCCCGCTTCGGCAGCCTCAgtcccccgccgccgccgccgcccgccctctACTTCAGCCCCGGGGCCGCAGCTGCCGCCGCTGCCGTGGCCGCCGGACGCTACCCCAAGCcgctggcagagctgcccggCCGGACACCCATCTTCTGGCCAGGGGTGATGCAGAGCCCGCCCTGGAGGGACGCCCGCCTCGCCTGCGCCCCCC ATCAAGGCTCAATTTTGCTGGATAAGGACggaaagagaaaacataccAGACCCACTTTTTCTGGCCAGCAGATTTTCGCCCTGGAAAAGACTTTCGAGCAGACGAAATACCTGGCGGGCCCGGAGCGAGCCCGGCTGGCCTATTCGCTGGGGATGACGGAGAGCCAAGTCAAG GTCTGGTTCCAGAACCGACGGACCAAGTGGCGGAAGAAGCACGCGGCGGAGATGGCGACGGCGAAGAAGAAACAGGACTCGGAGACGGAGCGGCTGAAGGGCGCCTCGGAGAACGAGGAGGAGGACGACGACTACAACAAGCCCCTGGACCCCAACTCGGACGACGAAAAGATCACgcagctgctgaagaaacacaagccggggggcggcgggctgctgctgcaccccCCCGAGGGGGAGGCCTCCGCCTAG